CGACAAGGTACACGAACAGGCGGCAGAAATAGTAGGCGGCCAGGAATCCCGCGGCCAAGGCCATCGACTTGTGCACGTGGGAGTAGCTGGAGTCCAGTAGCCACAGGTCGCGGGACGCCAACGCGATCCCCAGGGTCATGAATCCCAGGTAGACCAGGCCCCCGGACCAGGTGTTGAAACCGGGGCTTTCCAAAACGGAGGCGAGGGCCGTGACGCCACAGGCCGCCGCAAATTGCCACCTTGGCGGCGGCAACATCCTGAGGGACCGGGCGCCGGTCCACACACTGAATGCTCCGCCCACCAGGAGGACGTTTCCCGAGGGGTTCGCCCAGACTTGATATGGCGTCCCATTGAGCAGGAAAGCAAGGTTCCCTGCGAGGAAGAACAGGAGGGCGATGCACCACCACCCGTTGTAGGACGACCGTGTGCGCCTGAACGAAGCGTAGAACAAGAGGAGCAGCGTAAGAGCGACCACGCCAAGGGCGACTCGCAGTGTTGTTATATCGAGGACCAAGATTCGCTCCCGTAGCCGAGGACGTGACCAATTATGGCACTGAGAGTCGGAGAACCCCGTGCGCCATGCGTGAGGGGCACATTAATTACCGGGTGAGGTCCCGTCGGCAGCCGCCAGAGCTCCGGATCTTCTTGTCAGCGGTGTGTGAAAGAGTTTTCCCATGACAGATCCACTGCTTGCCCATGCCACCGAATACGGCCGGATGTATGCCCGGTCCACGTCCGAGACCTTCTCGGTCCCCTCCATCACCACGGTGATCGGCCGGGAGGCCCACTCCCTGGACGGCTGGTTCGGCTACATGGGTGCCAGCAGCCTGGCGAAAGACCCGGAGCTCCCGCAGCATCTTTCCAGTCCTGCCAAGATGAGGCAGGCCGTCAACAAGGCAGCAAAGGCTGCGGAGGTGTACCGGGACGATGCCGCACGCCGTGGCGACCGCGTGCATAACTACTGCGAGCAAGTTGCCCTCCGCGCTCTCGGACGCCCGCACCGCGTGAAGGAAACGCGCGAAGAGCTCGCTTCAAACGGCGAGGAAGCCTTCGCGGCCCGCTTCGATGAGTGGTGGGAGCTGTACCGGGTGGACCCCATCGCGCCGGAGATCACTGTGTGGAACGCCAGCGTTGGCTATGCCGGAACCCTGGACCTCGTCGCCAAAATCAACGGCAGGGTCTGCCTGATCGACTACAAGACCAAAGGCACCACCCGCGATGGAACAGTGAAACCTCTCGACGACAAGGTCGTGATGCAACTGGTTGCGGGCATGAAGGCCGAAGAAAGCCTTGTGGATCCAGTGGCAGGGGAGTGGGAGCCGTGGAAGTACGGTGAAAACCCCGTCCTGCTTGCGGTGGCTATCGGCGAGACCGAAGTGCGTCCACAGCGGGCCAACCCGGACGTCCTCAAGCACCACTGGTGGAAGTTCTGCGCTTTAAAGCGGGTGTGGGAGATGTCTGCCGATGTGGCCGCAGCCGGAACGGCCCTGCTCCCTGTTGCTCCGCCGTCGTACCCTGCTGCCGCGGCGCCCGCGGCCTCAACTAAACTGGCCTAGGCCCCTTTTGCGGGACCCAAGCTTCGCCGATCGTGAGGAAAGACAGCACATGGCCATTTTGAGTATCCGTATCATCGGCGACCCCGTGCTCCGCACGGTTGCTGATCCAGTCACGGAATTCGGGCCAGAGCTCGCCAAACTCGTGTCGGACATGACCGAGACCATGGAAGACGTGGACGGTGCAGGGCTCGCCGCCCCGCAGGTCGGCGTCAGCCAGCGGGTCTTCACTTACCGGATCGGCGGTGTGGAAGGCCACATCATCAACCCGGTGCTGGAAAACAGCGATGACTTCCAGCCTGACGAGGTGGAAGGCTGCCTTTCCATTCCCGGACTCGCGTTTCCGGTTCGCCGCCGCAGGACCACACGCGCCACCGGCGTGGACCTGAACGGCAACCCCGTGTCCGTTGAAGCGGAGGGCATGCTCGCCCGCTGCTTCCAGCACGAGACCGACCACCTGGACGGGATCCTGTTCACCGACCGCCTGGAGGGTGAGGACCGGAAAACCGCCCTCCGGGCCATCCGCGCGGCGAACTACCACTCCGTGACTGAACGGACCACCGCCAAGAGGGCCAACACTGTGGGCTCCAGCTTCGGCAGCTTCGGTGCCGCCGAATGAGGGTGCTTTTCGCCGGCACCCCGGCTGTCGCCGTCCCTTCCCTTGACGCGCTGATCGAGGCTGGTTTTGAGATCGTGGCGGTGCTGACCAGGCCGGACGCCCCAACCGGCCGCAAACGGATCCTGACGCCGTCGCCCGTGGCAGCACGTGCAACTGAACTCGGCATCGACATCATCCACGCCTCCAAGGTGGACGCCGGGACCACCGAGCGGATCGCTTCGTACGAGCCTGACGTAGCGGCGATCGTCGCCTACGGGGGCCTCGTCCCCAAGGCCGCGCTCGGAGTACCGCGCCACGGCTGGATCAACCTCCACTTCTCCCTCCTCCCTGCCTGGCGCGGCGCCGCACCGGTCCAACGTTCAGTCATCGCCGGCGACGACATCACCGGAGCCGCTACCTTCCTCCTCGAGGAAGGACTCGACACTGGACCGGTCTTCGGGACGTTGACGGAAACCGTGCGGCCCGAAGACACGGCCGGCGACTTGCTGGAGCGGCTCTCGCGCGGCGGCGCGATCCTTCTCGCCCAGACCCTCTCCGCCGTCGAATCCGGCAAAGCGGCCCCCCAGCCCCAGCAAGGCGACGTCTCGCTCGCGCCCAAACTGACGCTCGACGACGGCCGGCTCGACTGGACGCAACCGGCCCTCGCCATCAACCGCAGGTCCCGCGGGGTCACGCCCGAACCGGGAGCATGGACCATGCTCGACGGACAGCGCGTCAAGCTGGAACCCGTAGGTTTGCGCCCGGACATCCGGGACCTTGCACCCGGCCAGGTCCGGGTTGACGGCAAGAACGTCCTGGTCGGGACCGGATCACATGCAGTGCAGCTCAGGGGGATCCAGCCTGCGGGCAAGAAGATGATGCCGTCGGCCGATTGGGCCCGTGGTTTGGCAACACCAGAAAGCGTGGAATTCGAATGAATGAGTCCGGCCGGCGCGGCCCCAACAACAGTGGGAACAGGGACAGCGGGGG
This genomic interval from Arthrobacter sp. FW306-2-2C-D06B contains the following:
- a CDS encoding cytochrome, encoding MTDPLLAHATEYGRMYARSTSETFSVPSITTVIGREAHSLDGWFGYMGASSLAKDPELPQHLSSPAKMRQAVNKAAKAAEVYRDDAARRGDRVHNYCEQVALRALGRPHRVKETREELASNGEEAFAARFDEWWELYRVDPIAPEITVWNASVGYAGTLDLVAKINGRVCLIDYKTKGTTRDGTVKPLDDKVVMQLVAGMKAEESLVDPVAGEWEPWKYGENPVLLAVAIGETEVRPQRANPDVLKHHWWKFCALKRVWEMSADVAAAGTALLPVAPPSYPAAAAPAASTKLA
- the def gene encoding peptide deformylase, with translation MAILSIRIIGDPVLRTVADPVTEFGPELAKLVSDMTETMEDVDGAGLAAPQVGVSQRVFTYRIGGVEGHIINPVLENSDDFQPDEVEGCLSIPGLAFPVRRRRTTRATGVDLNGNPVSVEAEGMLARCFQHETDHLDGILFTDRLEGEDRKTALRAIRAANYHSVTERTTAKRANTVGSSFGSFGAAE
- the fmt gene encoding methionyl-tRNA formyltransferase, which codes for MRVLFAGTPAVAVPSLDALIEAGFEIVAVLTRPDAPTGRKRILTPSPVAARATELGIDIIHASKVDAGTTERIASYEPDVAAIVAYGGLVPKAALGVPRHGWINLHFSLLPAWRGAAPVQRSVIAGDDITGAATFLLEEGLDTGPVFGTLTETVRPEDTAGDLLERLSRGGAILLAQTLSAVESGKAAPQPQQGDVSLAPKLTLDDGRLDWTQPALAINRRSRGVTPEPGAWTMLDGQRVKLEPVGLRPDIRDLAPGQVRVDGKNVLVGTGSHAVQLRGIQPAGKKMMPSADWARGLATPESVEFE